In Sander vitreus isolate 19-12246 chromosome 4, sanVit1, whole genome shotgun sequence, the genomic stretch GCCTACAGCCGTTATTTTGGTGAGGACAGTCTATATATAGTCTCTTATACAtggaataaatacaaattacagtgcattacttttcgtagttatacgtacgaatggttcatgagatcAGCCTGTAGATTTAAACAGGATAAGTGATTACAGAAAGCAAAATCTGTTCAAATCAACATTCATAAGGGCACCTGACTATTATTTAATTCAGAATTGAAAAATTATGTGCATCCTTCAGTTGTACTATATTCCCTTTGTGGTGCTTTGTCCTCTGAGATCACCTGAGTCAGATTTAGTTGGTTGCTTTAATTTACCAAACTGGGGGCTGAACACTGCAATGCTAGCTAATGATCTCAAGGGGCATTTAAGACTATAAATTGCAATTACACAGGTTATTGAACATCCAATGCACAATAGGCTATACTTTTCATCTCAACATCTCTTCAGGTGAGCACAATTTTTTCCAGAAATACATCAAAGAGATTACATTATGGGTTTCTTTTGAAGACTCTTTGGTAACTTGGAGGATGTTTGTGTGCAAGTGTATTCACGTCAGATTTGATTCTCTGTCTGCTTCTCAAAATATTATCACTGCAGGCCTTGGTGTCATGGATCTGTGTGTGACCATCAAAGGGGTCTCCTTCCTCCTGCAAACAGGTGTGGGCATCTTGGGGAACACTGTGGTGCTGCTGGCGTATGCCCACCTCATGTACACCGAACCTAAGCTTCTTCCTGTCGACATGATCCTGTGCCACCTGGccttcgccaacctgacgcTGCTACTGACCCGCTGCGTCCCCCAGACTATGACTGTGTTTGGGATGAGGGACCTGCTAAATGATCCCGGCTGTAAGGTGGTGATCTACGCCTACCGCATCGGCCGGGCTTTGTCAGTCTGCATCACCTGCATGCTCAGTGTGTTTCAGGCGGTCACCATTGCCCCCGCTGGACCCCGTGTGTCCAAGTTGAAGCCTGCACTTCCCTCCCTGGTCCTCCCTACCTTTGCAGGACTGTGGCTCCTCAACATGGCCATATGCATCGCGGCCCCTTTCTTCTCTATGGCTCCACGTAATGGCACCGTCCCTGCCTTTACCCTCAACCTGGGCTTCTGTCACGTGGACTTCAGAGACAACCTGTCCTATGTAATTAATGGGGTGGCTGTCTCTGGGAGGGATTTTGCCTTTGTTGCTCTGATGGTGGGCTCAAGTGTTTACATCCTACTGCTTCTCCACCGCCACAGCCGAAAGGTAAGAGGGATCCGTCGCTCTCAGGGCGGTGGGGCAGAGACCAGGGCGGCCAAAACAGTGATCACCTTGGTGGTTCTGTACGTGGTCTTCTTCGGGATTGACAACATCATCTGGATCTACATGCTGACGGTGGCGAAGGTGTCACCAGTGGTGGCTGATATGAGGGTGTTCTTCTCCTCCAGCTACGCCTCTCTCAGTCCCTACTTTATAATTTCCTCCAACAAGAAGATCAAGGCGAAGATTGTGTGTGCAGCTGAGCAAGACCAACCGTCAGTGGACAATCAGGAGTCGAGTGACAAATGACCCTCTTTCTCTATCTTGACAGGCTGCTGACTAACAAGACAACAGAGTGTACAGATGACTGAacaatggactcttcagaaagtAGTAGAAACAGTAGTGACCTTGCAATGGTGTTACAGGGTTTtctcttacatgtatgtagccTATACTTTCATCAAAATCATAAATATACAAGTCTGTACCTGCAATGtggtttgtggtcattttgtatGCCAGCAAAAACACATAATTCTCATCCTTGGTATTAGAGCTAAAACAATTAGTTAATTAGTCAATCAGTAAATAAATCTGCATCCATTTTGAAAACTGATTCATCGTTTTAataatttttcaagcaaatgTGTCAAAAATCATGGGATTTGGAAATTATCCACCAGAATTAAATTCCTGGCATTGTGGAAATAGTTTTAAATGTGGAAAAGACAACTTTACAGACTTTTTTCTGGTGGCTAATAAAACCTTTTATAGGGTGGTTGcagtatttctaaaattgtgGTCCTGAATTTGAATATATCACTTTGGGCTTAAGGAAATGttatagaccaaatgattaattgaGAAGGTAACTGTCAGAATAATTGATAATTCAATGATATTGATATATAATATCATCATGTCTAATTTACTGTCGCTGTGTCATTCTTGCtacactctgattggctgaaccTTTAGGAATAATTTAAAGAATATGGGTTTATGTTGTCCGTGAAAATGCCTCCCAGGCAGTACCTTCTCTCTGCTAGTGTGCGACAACCTTCATCAGTCAAATGTTTATGTTAAAATATAAGGAAAAATCtgttaatttgttgtgttttgttaatGTTCATGACGATCTTAGCGTTTATTGTCTCAATCTTACCCACGGAAAAGGATTCTGGATGCAGCCTTGGCGACAATATGGTCAATCTCAGCCTGAGAGACAATGCATAGGGAATACGAAAATCCCACACGAGCACAACAAAGccacaaacacaaaccccgGAAAAGAGAAGCGGAAGAGCCAAATGTTAAACAAAACTAAAGTTAATGAAGTTCAGGGTACCTGAAATAAACGTATCGTTAACTAGACAGGCGTGTGAAGAAACAGTTTAGAAATGCAACGTTTGCAAGTCGTTTATCGCGTCGAAAAGTGTCAGTTGAGGTAAAGGCGTGTTACGTtagctagtaacgttaacgttagctccgttTAACAACAAGAGGCTGCAGCGCTCCTGAAACCGATGAAAAGAAAGTATTTAACGACCAGTTTGTTATGATTATTAAGGCTGTCCTCCAGTTTGTGTCAAATCAACCCGTACTGTTTCATTATAGGTAAGTTACTTTAGCTGCTTGCTAACAGGCAGCtactgttagctaacgtttaCTTACAACGATTTAGTGAAACGTAAACAGATGCTTGCTTCATAACTAAACTAACGTTACATCTACACAATGCGCGTAAAGCTAACTTTGTATGTCTTCCTCTGTTAACCattgtctttctttgtgttgctttAATGCAATGTTAGAATAAGTTCTCATATATTTTACTTGTACGTTAAATGTAGCAACACCACAGTGCAAAAATACTCTAtaaaagtcatgcattcaaaaccttacttaagtaaaagtatatttgtatttgcatTTAAATTTCCCTAGTACCACAAGTAAAAGTATCCATAATGCAGAATGGCCCgtttcagaataatatatacatttcagaataatacaTATAATATCACTAGATTAGTAAATCGTTAACGTGTAAGTTAAGCATCACTCATGTTGCAGCTGGTATATGTATATCATCCATAATAATGCATTATactttatttgttgattatattttgtgttaatAATCTgcatctgtaaagtaactagtaaatgTTGTCAAATACATATAGCGAAGTAAAGTAaatatatttccctctgagttGTAGTGcaatagaagtataaagtagcatacaatGGATATACTCTAGggaagtacctcaaaattgtacttaagtacagtgcttgagtaaatgtactttagttacattccaccactgcttttaTGTCAGGTTTAATGTGTTTGTGCCGCTTTTTGTTTAGTGAACAAATCTGGATTTCTGCCCagtcctctctgtctcctgcACTCTGTGAAATGGCCTGACTGCGAATTCACTGGTTCCAGCATCAGATGACAATGGCCAGAATAGCCTGGTATCAAGAGAAGGTAagacaaatgttttttgttaaagacCTATTTAAAAGcttacattcattttatttatttatttaaatgtatccaACAAACCACATTCTACACAGGTATGGCATCTAAAATGTGAATTTTGTGATATTGGCACAGAAACGGCTATACATTTATGTTATATGAAAATCGTATATGTatcatgattttgtttttgtgtgtgctgatTTTAGaatcgattcttttccctagaatcgtGATGTATTTCccgtctttttttaaaccaatgattgacct encodes the following:
- the ora1 gene encoding olfactory receptor class A-like protein 1; this encodes MDLCVTIKGVSFLLQTGVGILGNTVVLLAYAHLMYTEPKLLPVDMILCHLAFANLTLLLTRCVPQTMTVFGMRDLLNDPGCKVVIYAYRIGRALSVCITCMLSVFQAVTIAPAGPRVSKLKPALPSLVLPTFAGLWLLNMAICIAAPFFSMAPRNGTVPAFTLNLGFCHVDFRDNLSYVINGVAVSGRDFAFVALMVGSSVYILLLLHRHSRKVRGIRRSQGGGAETRAAKTVITLVVLYVVFFGIDNIIWIYMLTVAKVSPVVADMRVFFSSSYASLSPYFIISSNKKIKAKIVCAAEQDQPSVDNQESSDK